The proteins below are encoded in one region of Macaca nemestrina isolate mMacNem1 chromosome 10, mMacNem.hap1, whole genome shotgun sequence:
- the LOC105499923 gene encoding C-type lectin domain family 7 member A isoform X4 yields the protein MSPALYWLQDLAVISGAERTELPNAMSIHGLSRTMDYHPDLENLDEDGYTQLHFDSRSNTRIAVVSEKGSCVASPPWRLIAVILGILCLVILVIAVVLGTMAIWRPNSGRNSLENGYFPSRNKENHSQPTQSPLEESVTPTKAVKTTGVLSSPCPPNWIIYEKSCYLFSPSLNSWDGSKRQCSQLGSNLIKIDSSKELRLDFAMLTKLVLNSWAQVICPPWPSKVLGLQT from the exons GCAGTCATCTCAGGAGCAGAAAGAACAGAGCTCCCAAATGCTATGTCTATTCATGGGCTCTCAAGAACAATGGACTATCATCCTGATTTAGAAAATTTGGATGAAGATGGATATACTCAGTTACACTTCGACTCTCGAAGCAATACCAGGATAGCTGTTGTTTCAGAgaaag GATCTTGTGTTGCATCTCCTCCTTGGCGCCTCATTGCTGTGATTTTGGGAATCCTATGCTTGGTGATACTGGTGATAGCTGTGGTCCTGGGTACCATGG CTATTTGGAGACCCAATTCAGGAAGAAACTCATTGGAGAATGGCTACTTTCCATCAAGAAATAAAGAGAACCACAGTCAACCCACACAATCACCTTTAGAAGAGAGTGTGACTCCTACCAAAGCTGTCAAAACCACAG GGGTTCTTTCCAGCCCTTGTCCTCCTAATTGGATTATATATGAGAAGAGCTGTTACCTATTCAGCCCGTCACTAAATTCCTGGGATGGAAGTAAAAGACAATGCTCGCAACTGGGCTCTAATCTCATAAAGATAGACAGCTCAAAGGAATTG agactggattttgccatgttgaccaagctggtcttgaactcctgggctcaagtgatctgcccaccttggccttccaaagtgctgggattacagacatga
- the LOC105499923 gene encoding C-type lectin domain family 7 member A isoform X6 has product MSPALYWLQDLAVISGAERTELPNAMSIHGLSRTMDYHPDLENLDEDGYTQLHFDSRSNTRIAVVSEKGSCVASPPWRLIAVILGILCLVILVIAVVLGTMGVLSSPCPPNWIIYEKSCYLFSPSLNSWDGSKRQCSQLGSNLIKIDSSKELISDQNHSYPRKPISKLCMDSCVSHL; this is encoded by the exons GCAGTCATCTCAGGAGCAGAAAGAACAGAGCTCCCAAATGCTATGTCTATTCATGGGCTCTCAAGAACAATGGACTATCATCCTGATTTAGAAAATTTGGATGAAGATGGATATACTCAGTTACACTTCGACTCTCGAAGCAATACCAGGATAGCTGTTGTTTCAGAgaaag GATCTTGTGTTGCATCTCCTCCTTGGCGCCTCATTGCTGTGATTTTGGGAATCCTATGCTTGGTGATACTGGTGATAGCTGTGGTCCTGGGTACCATGG GGGTTCTTTCCAGCCCTTGTCCTCCTAATTGGATTATATATGAGAAGAGCTGTTACCTATTCAGCCCGTCACTAAATTCCTGGGATGGAAGTAAAAGACAATGCTCGCAACTGGGCTCTAATCTCATAAAGATAGACAGCTCAAAGGAATTG ATTTCAGATCAGAACCACAGCTACCCAAGAAAACCCATCTCCAAATTGTGTATGGATTCATGTGTCAGTCATTTATGA
- the LOC105499923 gene encoding C-type lectin domain family 7 member A isoform X1, whose product MSPALYWLQDLAVISGAERTELPNAMSIHGLSRTMDYHPDLENLDEDGYTQLHFDSRSNTRIAVVSEKGSCVASPPWRLIAVILGILCLVILVIAVVLGTMAIWRPNSGRNSLENGYFPSRNKENHSQPTQSPLEESVTPTKAVKTTGVLSSPCPPNWIIYEKSCYLFSPSLNSWDGSKRQCSQLGSNLIKIDSSKELGFIVKQVSSQPDNSFWIGLSRPQTEVPWLWEDGSTFSSNLFQIRTTATQENPSPNCVWIHVSVIYDQLCSVPSYSICEKKFSM is encoded by the exons GCAGTCATCTCAGGAGCAGAAAGAACAGAGCTCCCAAATGCTATGTCTATTCATGGGCTCTCAAGAACAATGGACTATCATCCTGATTTAGAAAATTTGGATGAAGATGGATATACTCAGTTACACTTCGACTCTCGAAGCAATACCAGGATAGCTGTTGTTTCAGAgaaag GATCTTGTGTTGCATCTCCTCCTTGGCGCCTCATTGCTGTGATTTTGGGAATCCTATGCTTGGTGATACTGGTGATAGCTGTGGTCCTGGGTACCATGG CTATTTGGAGACCCAATTCAGGAAGAAACTCATTGGAGAATGGCTACTTTCCATCAAGAAATAAAGAGAACCACAGTCAACCCACACAATCACCTTTAGAAGAGAGTGTGACTCCTACCAAAGCTGTCAAAACCACAG GGGTTCTTTCCAGCCCTTGTCCTCCTAATTGGATTATATATGAGAAGAGCTGTTACCTATTCAGCCCGTCACTAAATTCCTGGGATGGAAGTAAAAGACAATGCTCGCAACTGGGCTCTAATCTCATAAAGATAGACAGCTCAAAGGAATTG GGATTTATAGTAAAACAAGTGTCTTCCCAACCTGATAATTCATTTTGGATAGGCCTTTCTCGGCCCCAGACTGAGGTACCATGGCTCTGGGAGGATGGATCAACATTCTCTTCTAACCT ATTTCAGATCAGAACCACAGCTACCCAAGAAAACCCATCTCCAAATTGTGTATGGATTCATGTGTCAGTCATTTATGACCAGCTGTGTAGTGTGCCTTCATATAGTATTTGTGAGAAGAAGTTTTCAATGTAA
- the LOC105499923 gene encoding C-type lectin domain family 7 member A isoform X3 yields the protein MSPALYWLQDLAVISGAERTELPNAMSIHGLSRTMDYHPDLENLDEDGYTQLHFDSRSNTRIAVVSEKGSCVASPPWRLIAVILGILCLVILVIAVVLGTMGVLSSPCPPNWIIYEKSCYLFSPSLNSWDGSKRQCSQLGSNLIKIDSSKELGFIVKQVSSQPDNSFWIGLSRPQTEVPWLWEDGSTFSSNLFQIRTTATQENPSPNCVWIHVSVIYDQLCSVPSYSICEKKFSM from the exons GCAGTCATCTCAGGAGCAGAAAGAACAGAGCTCCCAAATGCTATGTCTATTCATGGGCTCTCAAGAACAATGGACTATCATCCTGATTTAGAAAATTTGGATGAAGATGGATATACTCAGTTACACTTCGACTCTCGAAGCAATACCAGGATAGCTGTTGTTTCAGAgaaag GATCTTGTGTTGCATCTCCTCCTTGGCGCCTCATTGCTGTGATTTTGGGAATCCTATGCTTGGTGATACTGGTGATAGCTGTGGTCCTGGGTACCATGG GGGTTCTTTCCAGCCCTTGTCCTCCTAATTGGATTATATATGAGAAGAGCTGTTACCTATTCAGCCCGTCACTAAATTCCTGGGATGGAAGTAAAAGACAATGCTCGCAACTGGGCTCTAATCTCATAAAGATAGACAGCTCAAAGGAATTG GGATTTATAGTAAAACAAGTGTCTTCCCAACCTGATAATTCATTTTGGATAGGCCTTTCTCGGCCCCAGACTGAGGTACCATGGCTCTGGGAGGATGGATCAACATTCTCTTCTAACCT ATTTCAGATCAGAACCACAGCTACCCAAGAAAACCCATCTCCAAATTGTGTATGGATTCATGTGTCAGTCATTTATGACCAGCTGTGTAGTGTGCCTTCATATAGTATTTGTGAGAAGAAGTTTTCAATGTAA
- the LOC105499923 gene encoding C-type lectin domain family 7 member A isoform X2, translating to MSPALYWLQDLAVISGAERTELPNAMSIHGLSRTMDYHPDLENLDEDGYTQLHFDSRSNTRIAVVSEKGSCVASPPWRLIAVILGILCLVILVIAVVLGTMAIWRPNSGRNSLENGYFPSRNKENHSQPTQSPLEESVTPTKAVKTTGVLSSPCPPNWIIYEKSCYLFSPSLNSWDGSKRQCSQLGSNLIKIDSSKELGFIVKQVSSQPDNSFWIGLSRPQTEVPWLWEDGSTFSSNLDWILPC from the exons GCAGTCATCTCAGGAGCAGAAAGAACAGAGCTCCCAAATGCTATGTCTATTCATGGGCTCTCAAGAACAATGGACTATCATCCTGATTTAGAAAATTTGGATGAAGATGGATATACTCAGTTACACTTCGACTCTCGAAGCAATACCAGGATAGCTGTTGTTTCAGAgaaag GATCTTGTGTTGCATCTCCTCCTTGGCGCCTCATTGCTGTGATTTTGGGAATCCTATGCTTGGTGATACTGGTGATAGCTGTGGTCCTGGGTACCATGG CTATTTGGAGACCCAATTCAGGAAGAAACTCATTGGAGAATGGCTACTTTCCATCAAGAAATAAAGAGAACCACAGTCAACCCACACAATCACCTTTAGAAGAGAGTGTGACTCCTACCAAAGCTGTCAAAACCACAG GGGTTCTTTCCAGCCCTTGTCCTCCTAATTGGATTATATATGAGAAGAGCTGTTACCTATTCAGCCCGTCACTAAATTCCTGGGATGGAAGTAAAAGACAATGCTCGCAACTGGGCTCTAATCTCATAAAGATAGACAGCTCAAAGGAATTG GGATTTATAGTAAAACAAGTGTCTTCCCAACCTGATAATTCATTTTGGATAGGCCTTTCTCGGCCCCAGACTGAGGTACCATGGCTCTGGGAGGATGGATCAACATTCTCTTCTAACCT agactggattttgccatgttga
- the LOC105499923 gene encoding C-type lectin domain family 7 member A isoform X5, with protein sequence MSPALYWLQDLAVISGAERTELPNAMSIHGLSRTMDYHPDLENLDEDGYTQLHFDSRSNTRIAVVSEKGSCVASPPWRLIAVILGILCLVILVIAVVLGTMAIWRPNSGRNSLENGYFPSRNKENHSQPTQSPLEESVTPTKAVKTTGVLSSPCPPNWIIYEKSCYLFSPSLNSWDGSKRQCSQLGSNLIKIDSSKELISDQNHSYPRKPISKLCMDSCVSHL encoded by the exons GCAGTCATCTCAGGAGCAGAAAGAACAGAGCTCCCAAATGCTATGTCTATTCATGGGCTCTCAAGAACAATGGACTATCATCCTGATTTAGAAAATTTGGATGAAGATGGATATACTCAGTTACACTTCGACTCTCGAAGCAATACCAGGATAGCTGTTGTTTCAGAgaaag GATCTTGTGTTGCATCTCCTCCTTGGCGCCTCATTGCTGTGATTTTGGGAATCCTATGCTTGGTGATACTGGTGATAGCTGTGGTCCTGGGTACCATGG CTATTTGGAGACCCAATTCAGGAAGAAACTCATTGGAGAATGGCTACTTTCCATCAAGAAATAAAGAGAACCACAGTCAACCCACACAATCACCTTTAGAAGAGAGTGTGACTCCTACCAAAGCTGTCAAAACCACAG GGGTTCTTTCCAGCCCTTGTCCTCCTAATTGGATTATATATGAGAAGAGCTGTTACCTATTCAGCCCGTCACTAAATTCCTGGGATGGAAGTAAAAGACAATGCTCGCAACTGGGCTCTAATCTCATAAAGATAGACAGCTCAAAGGAATTG ATTTCAGATCAGAACCACAGCTACCCAAGAAAACCCATCTCCAAATTGTGTATGGATTCATGTGTCAGTCATTTATGA